A segment of the Arachis hypogaea cultivar Tifrunner chromosome 5, arahy.Tifrunner.gnm2.J5K5, whole genome shotgun sequence genome:
TGTAATTTTGTTGCATTCCATGATTGTTGAAATTGCATGGTGTCAtatgttgatttattttgtctTAATGTTCATCCCTACTTATCTTTGGGGCGTGAGAGTGGTTTTGAGTCGTACtctgagttctaatcttagcgtTGTACTATTCTAAATCCTTTGTTCTTAACTGATTTGCTTAATGCTATATCAGCCTATGTTCTGTTGGTGTATTATTCCGTTATTGGTGTTATTTCTGTGGTGATAACTATCGCAAGTTTATCCTTCTAATATTAATTGGTTTTCAGCGCCTGATCGAAACCTGCATAAGTCCAAATCTAAATTTATCATTCTAAAGGTTTTCCTGCATAATTTCCACTTctaactgttttaaaatttttttccacGGTTTTTCAGCATAAATTTCTTTTGACCAAAGCTTTTCTGCTTAACTTTTACCTCTGGAAGAGAGCTTTTACTCAGAATTTATGTTGCTTATTATTTTCTTGCATGATTCATGCCTCTTATGCTTTTCCTatgtaatttatatttatttatatacttatACTTAATATGTAGTGTAATTTTAATTTCTCCAATGACTTTCCAACTAATACTTTTGTAGATTTATATTCACCTGGGTTAGTATCGGTGACTAACTTTGGCACTATAAGGTTTTTCACTTGTTATTAGAGTGTCTTTTAATTGGCTAGATGAAAAGACGTGTGTAGAAATTGAGTGCGAAATCATTGTCACAGTTTTGTGTAATTATTGTATGTGTACTATTTTCAGTAGTTATTGTACTGTAACTAATTGATATATTATATTTTCCTTTGTTTGAAATTCTTCTGCTTATGACTTCAAATTGGTTaggatttttcatttttctttgcattttttaattatgtttagtAATACTCCTGCTATTAGGATTCCCTCTTTTTTTGAACGACTTAATGATGAGTCACCGTTAATTTTGTGATGCTTGAAATTAGGATTATTCATTTAATCTTCTTTATTAGGTGACTGATAATAATTTCTTGATATTATGTTACTGTGATTATTTACACTTTTTGAGTGATGTTTGGATTAATCTTGGTACAAATGCAGAAATGCTTtgcataatattaatatttatattttttgaagaTCAATGtgaattatatttgttttttttttattgaattgtaTCGGCAACTTCTTAACACGGTATGTAATGATTTTCTCTTGAATCACAGGAAGAGGACTATGGCGCTGGGTATTTTGTTCAGCCAGTCGGACAGGCTGAAGCTGTCAATGCTGGGGATGGGTCAGTGAATGGAGGTAACGATGAtggtgaggaggaggaggaagttgatgatgatgatgatgctcaGGTATTGCCTTCCAATTCAAACCTCAAGAGGAAGcgtgatgatgaagatgaggatgatgatgaggacgATGATGAACAATGATGCGGTAATATATACTAAAGTCATCTAAGACGCATGATTGGCGCCACCCCATTGATGTAGCACATGTTCATCCGTTCGTGTTTTTAATGTTATTTCGGATTATTGGCATGGGATCCTCACCTTAGACAGAATTATGGTTGATCTTTTAGGGATTTAGCTGTGTTGGACGGGAAAATATTAGGGAATAGAATTGTGTGATGGTTGCCAATGTGTTTAGTTCAAAAATTGGTTAGATCTTTTTCCCGCTTTACTTTGGATATAGTCGTTGCTCTCATATTCAAATGGCAGTTATGAAGAGGTGTTTACCGCCAATGTTCTCCATGCAGGTGCTGCCTTGTATAGGAAACTGGATGCCTTTGGAGGGAACTTCATAAGATGGGTTgggatttatttttcaaattttgtttttggTGGTTTCTCTCGTAAAACCCCATGTCATCGGTGTCCTTTTGGTGAGAGAGCAAGAAAACTCGGGAAACATATGTAGATAGGTTTCTAATGTCTATTTAAGAAgggaaaaaaaattatcaaaaaatgaTCGTATCAATGAAAATGGGTGCATGATGTAGTGACGTGGCTCGTTGATAAATTATTGTGTTTGTTACGTGGAGTTATTTCACCACCCAATCCGATCTTATTATTTATCGAGCTTGATGACAACAAAGGGTGAACGATGGTTCTTTTATTTTTGGTCGTCGATGCTTGGTCCTTTGGTAGTAGTCAATAGCCAAGCATGTGACAATGGGCCCCTCAATCTAGGTATGCAATCCTTTTTTTTTCCCACCAACTCCACACATTGACGAAATTTTAtgtttactttttacaattgtcTGAGCACTGTCATTCTCCATTATATAATACAGGTCGCTTTTGCAGCTTGCCACGTGGCGTTGAATTGAGTATTTGATCTTCAATTGGACGGCAGATCCGCATTGATATTTATGCATAGACGTCGGTTATTGAATTTTCCCCAATTGTTGGAACCAAACCGATTAAAGAGGGAATCATTCAGCTGACCCTAATGTTAGTCGCGTAAGGCACACGCAAAGTTGTACAAAGGGTCTGGGTTTGGTAGAGTACATCTTGTTGGTTGTAATATCGGAGCCATTTTGCTCATATGATTTGGGGGACCTCACGTTGGACTTTTTTTAAATCGGAAGATGGGCACGTTCTCCCCACATTGTTAGTAATAGAATACTAGATAATTGATAAATACTTTTGAATAAAAATTCAAGATGAACTTGACCTCGGAATTTTACTCGATCGTCGTATTGTACTATCTGCCCCCACAGTATATGTTTTACCCCCTTTTATGGGTAAAGAAGAGAATCAAGAGATATgtgaatattaaatatttttactcattTCCTTTATTAAATCTTTTTGGAGGTAGTATACGCGCACGCATATATGTTTCTTTTTAGCAACGAAAAAGcccaaagtgaattttagctTCACATAGACATCTGGTTCTGGCCCAATGATAAAATCAGACGTGTTTTTATtggattataatatattttttttcgagaAAGAAAATACATAATCTTTATTATTGACCAAAAAATAAACACACAGATATAATCTTTAACTAATTTTATATTAGTCTGGGTTATCTTTTAAAGCAGTGCAAAGGCAACAAGAGGCAGGAGTAAAAGGGCCGTGTGAAGATGGAAGCCTCCTCAAGAATGTTACTACTGTCTCCAGTATCGGCCTCCAAAATTCGCTTCAATGATTCACTCAGAAGGCCTAACAAGTTAGTATCGACGAAGATAGTGAGTATGGCAAAGGATAGCAGCgacagcagcagcaacaacaacggAATCGTGGAGAAAGCAGCCATAGTTGGAGGTTTAATCTCAACCCCAGTGATAGGGTGGTCCCTCTACACACTGAAGACCACCGGGTGCGGCCTCCCTCCTGGTCCAGGTGGCTCTATTGGCGCACTTGAAGGCGTAAGCTATCTTGTTGTTGTGGGAATAGTGGGTTGGTCTTTGTACACTAAGGCCAAGACCGGTTCTGGTCTTCCCAATGGTCCTTTTGGGCTGTTGGGTGCTGTTGAGGGCTTCTCCTATTTGTCACTTGTTGCCATTCTTCTTGTCTTTGGTTTACAGTACCTTGACCAAGGTTACATCCCTGGTCCTCTCCCTGCTGATCAGTGCTTTGGCTAGCTTACCTTCCTTTCATTCTCTTTCtttcaagataataataataatgttatattGGTGGCCACTACTATTCTATCTTAGCATTTGTGGATGTGGTCGCTCCATGTATCTCATTTTCCTACacctttctctgtttttcaattCGTATTCTACTATTGTTGATATTGTACCTCCCAATTTGATGAGACTATTTCAACTGATTTAATTTTACTTCTTAGTTTGATACCAAGTAAATCATTACTCCGTCGTATAATTGGCCCACCAAACAAGAAATGAAATAATATACCAAATATAAGTACAATTGAAAATGGTACTAATAAAAGCAGAGAGCAAAGTCGATGATGCATTGTCACGCTAGTGTCTTTTCCTTGTAAGAGTTATTTCATGTTGACCGTTATACTATTTATGTCATGGGATTGTATGATACTAATTTTGATAGGAAATCATAGTTGGTGAGAAAGCTGCAACGAATTTTAGTTgcaccaaaaatatacaaaatgatGATATATCGGCGCAAACGCATTTGTGTGGAATCTAGTTTTAAGCTATATTTG
Coding sequences within it:
- the LOC112800694 gene encoding uncharacterized protein; this encodes MEASSRMLLLSPVSASKIRFNDSLRRPNKLVSTKIVSMAKDSSDSSSNNNGIVEKAAIVGGLISTPVIGWSLYTLKTTGCGLPPGPGGSIGALEGVSYLVVVGIVGWSLYTKAKTGSGLPNGPFGLLGAVEGFSYLSLVAILLVFGLQYLDQGYIPGPLPADQCFG